The following proteins are co-located in the Solanum pennellii chromosome 8, SPENNV200 genome:
- the LOC107028686 gene encoding SPX domain-containing membrane protein At4g22990-like isoform X2 has translation MVAFGKKLKDRQIQEWQGYYINYKLMKKKVKQYDNQIKAGSLDRRHVLKDFSRMLDNQIERIVLFMLEQQGVLASRISELNKQQESLQEQPDISKIIELRESYRDVGRDLLKLLFFVEINAIGLRKILKKFDKRFGYRFTDYYVKTRANHPYSQLQQVFKHVGLGAVVGAISRNLADLQDRQGSYLSIYDQPSLPLQDSVVDSLQAAVDRLSHSTNFLNFLAQHALIMQEEFPTPVEEQVDDQRYHFMSLILNLANTFLYMVNTYIIVPTADDYSMSLGAAATVCGIVIGAMAIAQIFSSVYFSAWSNRSYFRPLVFSSIVLFVGNIMYALAYDLNSIPVLLIGRIFCGLGSARAVNRRYISDCVPLKIRMQASAGFVSASALGMACGPALAGLLQTNFKIYKLTFNQDTLPGWLMAFAWLVYLIWLWISFREPATETEVNTGPQEPANNENDVLESGITQPLLLKVEDNQQDDENDLEYDESEEAPEESRQPANSIAEAYRLLTPSVKVQLLIYFMLKYAMEILLSESSVVTTYYFSWSTGTVAIFLACLGLTVLPINVVVGSYISNMFEDRQILLASEIMVFLGILGSFHIVSPYTVPQYVCSGLIMFVAAEVLEGVNLSLLSRVMSSRLSRGTYNGGLLSTEAGTFARVIADVTITLAGYLGQSKLLNVTLLPSLLICVASIIATCYTYNSLY, from the exons ATTGAAAGAATTGTTCTGTTTATGTTGGAACAACAAGGAGTGCTGGCAAGCAGGATATCTGAACTTAATAAACAGCAAGAGTCTCTTCAAGAACAGCCTGATATATCCAAAATAATTGAGTTGCGCGAATCTTATAGAGACGTGGGCCGTGATCTTCTGAAGCTTCTTTTTTTCGTTGAAATAAATGCCATTGGATTGCGGAAGATCCTCAAGAAATTTGACAAACGTTTTGGGTATCGATTCACTGATTATTATGTCAAAACCCGGGCTAATCATCCTTATTCCCAACTTCAGCAAGTTTTCAAGCATGTG GGGCTAGGGGCAGTTGTTGGAGCAATATCTCGTAATCTTGCTGACCTTCAGGACCGTCAAGGAAGCTACTTGTCAATTTATGACCAGCCTTCTCTTCCGCTCCAG GATTCTGTTGTTGATTCATTGCAAGCAGCTGTTGATAGATTAAGTCATTCAACAAACTTCCTTAACTTTTTGGCCCAACATGCACTTATCATGCAAGAAGAGTTTCCAACTCCTGTTGAAGAACAAGTTGATGATCAGAGATACCATTTTATGTCACTTATCTTAAACTTGGCAAATACCTTCCTTTATATGGTCAATACATATATCATTGTTCCAACAGCAGATGATTATTCTATGAGCCTTGGTGCTGCTGCAACAGTTTGTGGGATTGTGATCGGTGCCATGGCTATTGCACAGATCTTTTCCTCTGTGTATTTCAGTGCTTGGTCAAACAGGTCTTATTTCAGACCTCTGGTATTTAGCAGTATAGTTCTCTTTGTGGGGAATATCATGTATGCACTGGCTTATGATCTCAATTCAATACCAGTTCTCCTTATTGGTCGAATATTTTGTGG GTTGGGTTCTGCCAGAGCAGTGAACCGACGTTACATCAGTGACTGTGTGCCCCTTAAAATCCGGATGCAGGCTTCAGCTGGATTTGTCAGTGCTAGCGCTCTTGGGATGGCATGTGGCCCTGCACTTGCTGGGTTACTCCAAACTAATTTTAAGATTTACAAGTTGACATTCAATCAAGATACTTTGCCTGGTTGGCTCATGGCTTTTGCATGGTTAGTCTATTTGATATGGTTGTGGATCTCATTCAGAGAACCTGCTACTGAAACTGAAGTGAACACTGGTCCTCAAGAACCTGCTAATAATG AAAATGATGTCCTTGAAAGTGGCATTACACAACCATTGCTCTTAAAAGTGGAGGACAATCAACAAGATGATGAGAATGACCTAGAATATGATGAGAGTGAAGAAGCTCCTGAGGAATCTCGTCAGCCAGCCAACTCTATAGCTGAAGCATACAGATTACTTACACCTTCGGTGAAG GTTCAATTATTAATCTACTTCATGCTGAAATATGCTATGGAGATTTTACTTTCAGAATCCAGTGTTGTTACGACATATTACTTTAGCTGGTCAACGGGCACTGTGGCAATTTTTCTTGCATGTCTTGGCCTCACGGTTCTTCCAATAAATGTTGTTGTTGGGAGCTACATAAGTAATATGTTTGAGGACAG GCAAATTTTGTTGGCATCTGAAATTATGGTATTTCTTGGTATTCTTGGGAGCTTTCATATTGTAAGCCCATACACTGTGCCACAATATGTCTGCTCCGGGCTTATAATGTTTGTAGCTGCTGAAGTGTTAGAAG GTGTCAATCTATCGCTCCTCTCTCGAGTCATGTCATCCAGACTTTCTCGTGGAACCTACAATGGAGGTCTCTTGTCTACCGAAGCTGGCACATTTGCTCGGGTAATTGCAGATGTAACCATAACCCTTGCTGGGTATTTGGGACAGAGTAAGCTCTTGAACGTCACACTCCTCCCTTCACTTTTGATTTGCGTAGCCTCTATTATCGCGACCTGTTACACATACAATTCTCTTTACTGA
- the LOC107028686 gene encoding SPX domain-containing membrane protein At4g22990-like isoform X1, with protein MVAFGKKLKDRQIQEWQGYYINYKLMKKKVKQYDNQIKAGSLDRRHVLKDFSRMLDNQIERIVLFMLEQQGVLASRISELNKQQESLQEQPDISKIIELRESYRDVGRDLLKLLFFVEINAIGLRKILKKFDKRFGYRFTDYYVKTRANHPYSQLQQVFKHVGLGAVVGAISRNLADLQDRQGSYLSIYDQPSLPLQDSVVDSLQAAVDRLSHSTNFLNFLAQHALIMQEEFPTPVEEQVDDQRYHFMSLILNLANTFLYMVNTYIIVPTADDYSMSLGAAATVCGIVIGAMAIAQIFSSVYFSAWSNRSYFRPLVFSSIVLFVGNIMYALAYDLNSIPVLLIGRIFCGLGSARAVNRRYISDCVPLKIRMQASAGFVSASALGMACGPALAGLLQTNFKIYKLTFNQDTLPGWLMAFAWLVYLIWLWISFREPATETEVNTGPQEPANNVENDVLESGITQPLLLKVEDNQQDDENDLEYDESEEAPEESRQPANSIAEAYRLLTPSVKVQLLIYFMLKYAMEILLSESSVVTTYYFSWSTGTVAIFLACLGLTVLPINVVVGSYISNMFEDRQILLASEIMVFLGILGSFHIVSPYTVPQYVCSGLIMFVAAEVLEGVNLSLLSRVMSSRLSRGTYNGGLLSTEAGTFARVIADVTITLAGYLGQSKLLNVTLLPSLLICVASIIATCYTYNSLY; from the exons ATTGAAAGAATTGTTCTGTTTATGTTGGAACAACAAGGAGTGCTGGCAAGCAGGATATCTGAACTTAATAAACAGCAAGAGTCTCTTCAAGAACAGCCTGATATATCCAAAATAATTGAGTTGCGCGAATCTTATAGAGACGTGGGCCGTGATCTTCTGAAGCTTCTTTTTTTCGTTGAAATAAATGCCATTGGATTGCGGAAGATCCTCAAGAAATTTGACAAACGTTTTGGGTATCGATTCACTGATTATTATGTCAAAACCCGGGCTAATCATCCTTATTCCCAACTTCAGCAAGTTTTCAAGCATGTG GGGCTAGGGGCAGTTGTTGGAGCAATATCTCGTAATCTTGCTGACCTTCAGGACCGTCAAGGAAGCTACTTGTCAATTTATGACCAGCCTTCTCTTCCGCTCCAG GATTCTGTTGTTGATTCATTGCAAGCAGCTGTTGATAGATTAAGTCATTCAACAAACTTCCTTAACTTTTTGGCCCAACATGCACTTATCATGCAAGAAGAGTTTCCAACTCCTGTTGAAGAACAAGTTGATGATCAGAGATACCATTTTATGTCACTTATCTTAAACTTGGCAAATACCTTCCTTTATATGGTCAATACATATATCATTGTTCCAACAGCAGATGATTATTCTATGAGCCTTGGTGCTGCTGCAACAGTTTGTGGGATTGTGATCGGTGCCATGGCTATTGCACAGATCTTTTCCTCTGTGTATTTCAGTGCTTGGTCAAACAGGTCTTATTTCAGACCTCTGGTATTTAGCAGTATAGTTCTCTTTGTGGGGAATATCATGTATGCACTGGCTTATGATCTCAATTCAATACCAGTTCTCCTTATTGGTCGAATATTTTGTGG GTTGGGTTCTGCCAGAGCAGTGAACCGACGTTACATCAGTGACTGTGTGCCCCTTAAAATCCGGATGCAGGCTTCAGCTGGATTTGTCAGTGCTAGCGCTCTTGGGATGGCATGTGGCCCTGCACTTGCTGGGTTACTCCAAACTAATTTTAAGATTTACAAGTTGACATTCAATCAAGATACTTTGCCTGGTTGGCTCATGGCTTTTGCATGGTTAGTCTATTTGATATGGTTGTGGATCTCATTCAGAGAACCTGCTACTGAAACTGAAGTGAACACTGGTCCTCAAGAACCTGCTAATAATG TAGAAAATGATGTCCTTGAAAGTGGCATTACACAACCATTGCTCTTAAAAGTGGAGGACAATCAACAAGATGATGAGAATGACCTAGAATATGATGAGAGTGAAGAAGCTCCTGAGGAATCTCGTCAGCCAGCCAACTCTATAGCTGAAGCATACAGATTACTTACACCTTCGGTGAAG GTTCAATTATTAATCTACTTCATGCTGAAATATGCTATGGAGATTTTACTTTCAGAATCCAGTGTTGTTACGACATATTACTTTAGCTGGTCAACGGGCACTGTGGCAATTTTTCTTGCATGTCTTGGCCTCACGGTTCTTCCAATAAATGTTGTTGTTGGGAGCTACATAAGTAATATGTTTGAGGACAG GCAAATTTTGTTGGCATCTGAAATTATGGTATTTCTTGGTATTCTTGGGAGCTTTCATATTGTAAGCCCATACACTGTGCCACAATATGTCTGCTCCGGGCTTATAATGTTTGTAGCTGCTGAAGTGTTAGAAG GTGTCAATCTATCGCTCCTCTCTCGAGTCATGTCATCCAGACTTTCTCGTGGAACCTACAATGGAGGTCTCTTGTCTACCGAAGCTGGCACATTTGCTCGGGTAATTGCAGATGTAACCATAACCCTTGCTGGGTATTTGGGACAGAGTAAGCTCTTGAACGTCACACTCCTCCCTTCACTTTTGATTTGCGTAGCCTCTATTATCGCGACCTGTTACACATACAATTCTCTTTACTGA